In a genomic window of Taeniopygia guttata chromosome 13, bTaeGut7.mat, whole genome shotgun sequence:
- the INSYN2B gene encoding protein INSYN2B, with amino-acid sequence MSNEMGRKETRYLQTLSCDAMAQQNMKMRPVLLKRNSLDSADFMRHPQHRRTKSQQVRFKEDGVSTKAELEANPARDTALTTGKTEIFRDHNLLLTQSPTFPRAQKGLRNIAIQTSPSLRKHFPVFKRKKLTVSKSLTEMPAEPANSIQVNGTLCEPDMLSPELCYLRISHDLEDGCRNSEVGLGQRSSKAQSNGPRYSGDFSVSDKTTASTQVPEYIHVSFPQDRNVPLDAPDTTTASSNSLHSSTAINSNESHENSTLSSDSDRAEPCLSNSVNCSDCNPHSAAPEVQKSDSEPPAASKDASSKESTPLSPSSNHSSPRFLRECHQAGEHRPGSSCVTLPSDDCPPLSLPSSDASKPCLSCNSEIQKSSTHSDVSQCNSCLEGFHIKSYPPRNEINPQSNKEINEINQIHLAHGELCALQGRLQSVEESLQSNQEKIKVLLNVIQDLEKSRALSEGRNFYHTGQDLNNCSTCQNTACIIYSVEYDFRQQEGRFHQILKTLDNAEQNPASASPQKPPPDPPAPEKKELRRKTKKVKRKCFWWI; translated from the exons ATGTCAAATGAAATGGGTCGCAAGGAAACACGTTACTTACAGACTTTAAGCTGTGATGCAATGGCCCAGCAAAACATGAAAATGCGACCAGTGCTACTGAAAAGGAACAGTCTGGACTCAGCAGATTTCATGAGGCACCCCCAGCACCGCAGGACCAAATCCCAGCAGGTTCGCTTCAAGGAGGATGGTGTCAGCaccaaggcagagctggaggccaATCCTGCCCGAGACACAGCACTCACTActggaaaaactgaaatatttaggGATCACAACCTTTTGCTAACTCAGTCTCCAACTTTTCCAAGGGCTCAAAAGGGGCTTCGGAATATTGCCATACAAACTTCTCCCAGCCTCAGGAAACACTTCcctgtttttaaaaggaaaaagctgaCAGTAAGCAAATCACTGACAGAAATGCCAGCAGAGCCTGCAAACTCTATCCAGGTAAATGGCACCCTTTGTGAACCAGACATGCTGTCCCCTGAGCTCTGCTACCTGAGGATAAGTCATGATTTGGAGGATGGATGCAGGAATAGTGAGGTGGGCTTGGGTCAGAGGTCATCAAAAGCACAAAGCAATGGACCGAGGTACTCGGGTGATTTCTCAGTGTCAGACAAGACAACTGCGTCTACACAGGTGCCTGAATACATTCATGTGAGTTTCCCACAGGACAGGAACGTTCCCCTGGATGCACCAGACACAACCACAGCTTCAAGTAATTCACTGCATTCTTCTACTGCCATCAACAGCAACGAAAGTCATGAAAACAGCACACTGTCATCTGATTCTGACAGAGCAGAGCCTTGCCTGAGCAATTCTGTGAACTGCAGTGACTGTAACCCCCACTCTGCTGCTCCTGAAGTGCAGAAAAGCGATTCTGAGCCGCCTGCAGCCAGCAAAGATGCCAGCAGTAAGGAAAGCACTCCACTGTCACCTTCATCAAATCACAGCTCACCTCGTTTCCTCAGAGAGTGTCACCAGGCAGGAGAGCACAGGCCAGGTTccagctgtgtgacactacCAAGTGACGATTGCCCACCGCTGTCACTGCCCAGCAGCGACGCATCCAAACCATGTCTGTCATGTAATTCTGAAATCCAGAAAAGTTCCACCCACTCAGATGTTTCCCAGTGTAACAGCTGTTTAGAAGGATTTCACATAAAGTCTTATCCGCCAAGGAATGAAATAAATCCGCAAAGCAACAAAGAGATTAATGAAATTAATCAAATTCACTTGGCACATGGAGAACTCTGTGCTCTACAAGGCAGGCTGCAGTCTGTAGAGGAATCCTTGCAGTCCAACCAGGAGAAGATTAAAGTCCTTTTGAATGTAATCCAAGACCTGGAAAAATCCAGAGCCCTCAGTGAAGG GCGTAACTTCTACCACACTGGGCAGGACCTCAACAACTGCAGCACGTGCCAGAACACGGCGTGCATCATCTACAG tgTAGAATATGACTTCAGGCAACAAGAAGGAAGATTTCATCAGATTTTGAAAACACTGGACAATGCAGAACAAAATCCAGCTTCAGCTTCACCTCAGAAGCCACCTCCTGATCCTCCAGCTCCCGAGAAAAAGGAGTTaaggagaaagacaaaaaaggtgaaaagaaaatgcttctgGTGGATTTGA